The window AGAGGCATTGTGCTCTCTCTGCAGTGCCCCCCGGAATTCCACTCCCCGCCGCTGAAACCAGTGGTAAGTTGTTATTGCTGACCATGTTTTGCTTATTGGGGATTGCAGCAAAAAAATCGAAGTTGCCTGTATTGGAATTGAAAAGCTCAGATCAGAGGGAGCAAACCTGAAGTGTGATGGGGATGAGCTTCGGAAGAACACTTGCGTTTTCCGTGGATCAATGTAACGGTCGACCCATGATGCCCATGTGGTTAGTGCTCGATGGAAAGCTGTGGAGGCATCGAGGTGGGGATGGACAGTATCCCCTTCTTGATAATAATTCAATCTGCAAGCAAATGCAATATTTAGATCCCATAAATTATGTTGGTTTGCGCCCCTTCGCAGAAACATGCTACTCTTAGAGCATTTACTCTGCAAGTCCTAATATTTGCAAGAATCGAAACATAGACAGTGGCAGCTCATTTACAAATCTAAATTATCGTAACCAGATAAAATGCCTGTCATGCAAACTAACTAAAATGTAAAAACAGTGGTTAATTCTTTTCTGAGCTCATCAGCACTCACCCAGCTTTTGTTTTATGATGAGACCACCAATGGGCAGTATTAAACACAAGCACATTCGCCCCCTTCCATCTTGACGAGCTCCGGTCGATGGTATCAATCCGCAGTGTCCTTGCATGCTTTTGGCCGATTCTCGACTTGCCTTCATGCACCAAGAAATGGGTGACATGGTACTCCACAGTGCAGTTGTAGTCCTGCAGAAACCATGCCCATATGATGCCTACACAGTACCTTAGACACTGAATGGACTACTTCCACATAAGATTCATGACATACGAACCAGGAACTTGAAATTGTAATCCCCTCTCTCCTTGGTAATCTTGCGGCCACGGGTTTCATGAATCCTTGCAGGGTCTGACACTGCTTCTCTCAGCAAGCACATCATGGACTCCCATTGATTCCTGTTAAGGGAGTCCCCTGCGAACACTAGCCGCTTTCCGTGCAGCATCTCGAGCATTTTCCTAGCATCAAACCTGAATTTTAACAGCAAGCAAAGTTAGCAGATGCCAAATTGCTCATATACCAAGCTTAAGTCAGTAAATGCAAAAATTTCAAACGCAAAGTCTTGCATCCATGAAACtggggaaatataataataattgtaTAATAATGCAGCACCTAGGGATATTGCAATGCCTTGGCTGCCACCTCCACTTGGTATACTTTTGTTCCGTTCTTCCATTTGCTTCACAGCTGAACCCTTGGTCTACGAATGGGCACGAATTGCTTGCGTAGAGTGGGTAGCTCTCATCGAACACCCAGCTCCCGTCGTAAACATCGCACTGCGCTATGCTGCTTCTCGCCAAATCCAGTTTTCTCTGAACCGCTTCCTGAATCACATTAGCATCCTGCTTAGTATTTGGATTGGCTGGAGCTTCTCCTGAGTTGTTCTTTGCTGAACGGTTTGAGATTTCCCACTGGCCCGCCTGTTGCGAAGCATAAGACCCTTGTGCAGAGGAATCGCCCTTTTCTCCGGCATGGCCACCATGCAGGGATTCGCCTTTTGTCCCCGCTACGGGAACTGAACCTGAAGCTTCCGTGGAGAAATTGACAGCTTGCGCAGGCTTTGCTCTATCGGATTTCTCAACTGACGCAGCTGCCCCATGGCCGTGGGAGGCAGAAGCATTGCCTACATTTGACCTCCTTGCCGAGACGGCATCAGCTTTCTTGCCTTCGGTGGAGTTGGGTTTCACCGGAACCGAATCTTTCGCCAGCTTCTCGCTGTCTCCACCTGGTCGAACACCTCCTTTCTCCTCCACTGTCGAATCCAAACCTCGGAGAGAATAGCCTCCCGCTTCCGCAACCTCGGGCATCTCCGAAACCGCACCACCCGCGGGGGTTTCAAAAATCCCACCTCCAGGACCGGCTTCATCAGCCTTCATTGCCGAGCCCACGGGCAAACCACCAGCACGCCCGTGGCGGTCTCCCTCCACAGCCGAATCTTCCCCCAAGGCCCCGCCTCCGCCCCCAATAAACACCTCCGCTCctgcaccaccaccgccgccgcgaaCCGGCGGGACCGCGGTGGCGGAGCCGTTGGCGCCGATGGAGGCGGCGAAGGGGAGGTGGATGGGGCGGCCGAAGCGGAGGGcgaagagggagaagaggaaggagaagaggaGGGATGAGGAAGCGAAGGAGATGAGGAGGAGGCTCTTGGGGCTCGCGGGGCGGCTGGGGGAGGAACCACCCCTCTGCCTCTCCATTGCCAAGAGAGAGGTTGTCGGCGAGGTCGGAGCGTGTGGCAGACTGGTAATAAAGGCGGCGGTGGCGACCCGGGAAGAAGGCAAAAACACAAGGACGGGGCCGCTGCAACGGAAACGGAACGGGGACTTCGGGCGTTGTGGAATAAGTGGAGTGACTTTTGTCTGTGCACCTGCTGCTGCCGACCGCTGTTTTTATTCTCTTTTCTTTCGGTATATGTGAAGAACAAGAACAGAGGCAAGTACTCCTACTCTAGCCTTTCGTTGATCATTTGATCAGCTCCGGCTCCACTACcatatcttatatatatatatatatatatatatatatatatatatatatatatatatatatatatatatataatctcgagCTAGCGAAAGAACCTTTCTAATCTCAAGCTCAAATGATCCTCTTATGAACAGTAAATCAGAAAAAAATCAagcaattttgattttttttggcaAACTTTAAGAAAAATTGCAAATGCATGCAAAATGCCTGTGAAAGTAACACCTTGCACCGATGTGATTTCATGATTAATTTTTGCTTGTACTACAAACATCCCTTAAAGTTTGCCGCAACAAAATTATGTATTTTTTTAATTTACAGTTCATCCAGGGGCAATTGAGATTGAGATAAGAAACTCCACTTCCAATTGCTAACCTTCACTGAGTGGGGCGTTTTGGTCACCGAGCTCCATGGAACCcgaattttttgaaaatttaaatttaAACTTTCTCGTTAGGTGATAATTTCTATTCTTTTAGCTATTTAtatttaataaataattatttGAGCAAAAACAGTAGGGAAAAATCCCTACTGTGACTCTTTTTCATTAATAGGGTGGGGTCATATACTATGGATTTACAAGAGTTGGCTATGCCAGAGTTACATTCACAAGTAATCTAAGATTGCATCCCTTCCTTCAAATTAGGTTTTGCCTTCTTTATGATAAGCTCAAAATGAACTTTGACGCAACATATACAATACTCCAAGCTCTTGGATTTATGATCAAATATAATGCTATTTATGTGCTTCCATAAGCTCCAAAATATAGCAATCATGCACTCTTTGAATGGTGGTATGTTTGCTCTCTCCTTTGCTTCCACCAGCATATTGTTTGTTCAGATCAGTATTCCATTCAATACCTAGGGCCAGCCAAAAATGTTGACCGAAGTCATAGGAAAAGAACGGGTGCATAAGGTGTTCATTTGGTTCATCATTACATAGAACACATTTGACGGGTTCCAAATAGAAATTCTTTATGTCCAATAGGTCCCTAGTGTTTAACCTGTCAAGCAGCAATAGCCAGAAGAATAATTTTTGTTTTGCCAAGCAGCAAGACTTCTAAATCCACTAAAATGGCTTGGGGCATCAGGAGGGTCACTAATCAATTCAATATATATTATGTTTGTAGAGTATTTAGTTGAAGACCATTTGAATTGCCATGTGTCACTGTTGTGGGTTTTAACTTGTACTGCTAGCATATCCATCAGAGTAATAATTTGTTGCACTGCAATGGCAGACATGGGTGTACGGAACATCCCATAAAAATCATTGTTGGCCTATATACGAGCGGAGGCAAAAGTAATGTTTTCATCTTTAGCAAATGAGGATAGCTCGGGAACTTACTAAGAGTACCTCATCATCCCATTTATCATACCATAGTTTGATAGTATCGCCACATGCCACTttataaacaatcatgtctttgaAATCATTCAGAATAGAGCAGTAGCCCCTCCACCAGAATGAACCCACTTTGGTGTGGAAGCTGGGTACTTCGCCATTTCTGTAATATGTATTCCATATCATCTGCGTCCATGGCATATCTTGATGATTGAAGAATTTGTATAAGTATTTCATTAATTGGGCTCTATATTTAGTTCTAAGGTCCAATACACCAAGTCCACCAGCCTTTTTGGGCATACATACCTTATCTCATTTCACCAGGCATTTACCATGCTTGTTAATTCCATTTCCAGACCATAAGAAGCACCTTCCAGAATATTCGAAATGATCTAGAATGCTAAATGGTACTCTGATGTAGCACATAGCAAATATGGGTAGTGCAAAAACCACATATTTAAGATGAACTAATCTGCCAACATCTGACATCATAGAAGCAATACTAGGTAGTCTTTTATCTAACATGGATACCATAGGCATCAAATCATCCACCCTAGGTGTAACACCCCatgtgtaacctgccatatttgtattccaactcttgccatttttggcactaagttatgatatttcttcGTTGTCGAGTTTTTGTCtccgtgttgcttttgtctttgtcatgcatctcatatcatgtcatcatgtgcatcacatttgcatacgtgttcgtctcttgcatccgagtattttccccgttgtccgttttgcattccggcgctcctatgtcctccggtgtccccttttacctcttttcgtgtgcgggtgttaaacgttctcggattggaccgagattagcaagcggccttggtttactaccggtagaccgcctgtcaagtttcgtgccatttggacttcgtttgatactccaacggttaaccgaggagccgagaaggccccgtgtgtgttgtagcccaacacctctccaaagtggcccaaaccccacctaaaccccttccatcatctaggtcatttgatcacgattgcgtggccgaaaaccatgctcaatttgaagtctcctagctccctctacctatatatatgtcctctcccccgaaattcgcggacgaaaccctaaaatccttcccctcgcgccgccggacgcgtccacgccacgccggacgtgtccaccgcctcCAGCCACATTGCCCTGGCCAATAGCATCGCGCCACGTCAGCACCGCCGTCGCCCGCACCCAACCGGAGTGCGCCACGTCAGCGGGGCCGCCCCACTTCTCGCCGCGCACCACCGTGCGGGCCCGCCGGGGCCCAAccacggccctcccggcccggcaccgccgcccgacgccgcccgcATCGCGCGCCGCCCGCCACGCCGCACTGCGCAgctcgccggccccgccgcctccaccgcgcaccctgccgccgccgctgtcgaCCTCCTCGCCCGGTCGCCGCCACACCATCGACCTCCGACACCGCGCCGCCTTCGCCGCTCGTCGCCTCGCCGCGGGAGCCGCCGACCCCGCTGTCCgatgcctcctcgtcgccggcacaCCTCGGATCCGACCGGATCCGCCTTCTCCGGCTCCCCCTTGCCTTCCCCTCGCCGGAACAAGCTCGTTGTCTCGCCGGAGCTCCTCGGTTCGCGCACCCacgaggaaccctagatctggacaGGTTGATTTTTTCCCCAAGTCCCAGATAATTTTAGCGTTTtcttcgcatcataactctgcacccgtggctccattttggggtgtagcatatcaaattgttcgtctcgacgagtacttcatttcattccattgcaccatgttcatttgagttcatcttgatgccctaaatgctgttgcaagagtgctagtttatattagttttAGATTCTTATCATAGTTTGGacgtttgtcatttttgccatgtttaatgtgtgcctcctatgaacttgagccctacatgtgttttgaagtatgccatgccatctttacaggggtgtatgccatgtatttttgtgatctctgtggtgactagcacaagcatgcaaagtagctctcgtaatgtcggtgatttcagggacttagaaatcttgtaagtcttttccctgattatatttttatgccatgtattcatgttgctacagagtgatccatgcctcttttgagcatgatcagtaatgatgttttgtagatattgttgtgctctatccatccatgtttttgtttgcaattatggagcaccctagcttgactcaatcgagctctacttttgctataaaaatgTTCCttgcagaatgtttacgtgttaagcatttttgccaaggttgttgtagttgatccatgcatgctttgaggttgttcttgccatgtttagcttctataccATGTctacttgatgggtgtatgcttagtttgtcatgcaatgccttgtggtgagtgcatcgagctcgtaaacatacctacttaatatctgttttgccatgctccagttttctactaagtctgaatctgttaacaaaagttgctatgttcacatggatgtcattgtattttctgatatcttttggcttatggtcagtaagggacttttgttgtatgctttgagtagcttcatgccatgccttgctttgccatgatatgttcctgtagtatATTGTTATCTTACTCTACACATTGctccctgatgttaaattcctgacatgttgttattttcactaagtctataacctgatatcttttgcacttttgccatgcttgtttgaacctgctattgagtgaattagccatagctcagtgttcatcttttgtcaagcatcttgagtggacccctgccatgtattttgttgctatgttagagtgcagtagcttgttattgatgcatttagatggcctcgtgctgttaatcgcagat is drawn from Triticum dicoccoides isolate Atlit2015 ecotype Zavitan chromosome 4A, WEW_v2.0, whole genome shotgun sequence and contains these coding sequences:
- the LOC119285510 gene encoding protein trichome birefringence-like 6, which translates into the protein MERQRGGSSPSRPASPKSLLLISFASSSLLFSFLFSLFALRFGRPIHLPFAASIGANGSATAVPPVRGGGGGAGAEVFIGGGGGALGEDSAVEGDRHGRAGGLPVGSAMKADEAGPGGGIFETPAGGAVSEMPEVAEAGGYSLRGLDSTVEEKGGVRPGGDSEKLAKDSVPVKPNSTEGKKADAVSARRSNVGNASASHGHGAAASVEKSDRAKPAQAVNFSTEASGSVPVAGTKGESLHGGHAGEKGDSSAQGSYASQQAGQWEISNRSAKNNSGEAPANPNTKQDANVIQEAVQRKLDLARSSIAQCDVYDGSWVFDESYPLYASNSCPFVDQGFSCEANGRTEQKYTKWRWQPRHCNIPRFDARKMLEMLHGKRLVFAGDSLNRNQWESMMCLLREAVSDPARIHETRGRKITKERGDYNFKFLDYNCTVEYHVTHFLVHEGKSRIGQKHARTLRIDTIDRSSSRWKGANVLVFNTAHWWSHHKTKAGLNYYQEGDTVHPHLDASTAFHRALTTWASWVDRYIDPRKTQVFFRSSSPSHFSGGEWNSGGHCRESTMPLNDTRARPVPERNAMLEQVAKQMKTPVTVLNITNLSGLRIDGHPSVYGSKAGDLTASSTQDCSHWCLPGVPDTWNELLFYHLVSSHENGFTS